One region of Mucilaginibacter gotjawali genomic DNA includes:
- the cysM gene encoding cysteine synthase CysM, whose amino-acid sequence MAGIIDLIGNTPMAEIKKLNPNPNVRIFGKLEGNNPGGSVKDRAAKNMIKSAMERGDIKPGTKLIEATSGNTGIALAMIASLYGLEIELVMPDNSTRERTLTMEAFGAKVTLLEGIELCRDYAEEKGASGEYFLLNQFANPDNYLAHYHTTGPEIWKDTEGQITHFVSSMGTTGTIMGCSRYFKEVNPDIQIVGCQPTEGSSIPGIRRWPVEYLPKIFEPERVDRVLDISEAEATLMARRLAKEEAIFAGMSSGGAMAAAVKLAEELTEGTIVFICCDRGDRYLSSELFG is encoded by the coding sequence ATGGCAGGCATTATTGATCTGATCGGCAATACCCCGATGGCAGAGATTAAAAAACTCAACCCAAACCCAAACGTGCGCATTTTTGGCAAACTGGAAGGCAATAACCCCGGGGGAAGCGTTAAGGACCGTGCAGCCAAAAACATGATCAAAAGTGCGATGGAAAGGGGCGACATTAAGCCCGGCACCAAACTGATCGAGGCCACCAGCGGCAATACCGGTATCGCTTTGGCGATGATCGCCTCCCTGTACGGGCTGGAGATCGAACTGGTCATGCCTGATAACTCCACCCGCGAACGGACACTTACCATGGAGGCCTTTGGCGCGAAGGTTACCCTGCTGGAAGGTATTGAACTTTGCCGGGATTATGCCGAAGAAAAAGGCGCCAGCGGCGAATATTTTCTGTTAAACCAGTTTGCCAACCCGGATAATTACCTGGCCCATTACCATACTACCGGCCCGGAGATCTGGAAAGATACCGAAGGGCAGATCACCCATTTTGTTAGCTCGATGGGCACCACCGGTACCATTATGGGCTGTTCAAGATATTTTAAAGAAGTAAACCCCGATATACAAATTGTAGGCTGCCAGCCGACCGAAGGCTCCTCGATCCCGGGCATCCGCCGCTGGCCGGTGGAATACCTGCCCAAAATTTTTGAGCCGGAGCGGGTGGACCGCGTGTTGGATATATCCGAAGCCGAGGCTACCCTTATGGCACGCCGGCTGGCAAAAGAAGAAGCCATTTTTGCAGGCATGAGCAGCGGCGGCGCCATGGCAGCAGCCGTTAAACTGGCTGAAGAACTGACCGAAGGCACCATCGTTTTCATCTGCTGCGACCGCGGCGACCGGTATTTGAGCAGCGAGTTGTTTGGGTAA
- a CDS encoding DUF1295 domain-containing protein — MDNSSIYALVGYSALACCVIMFLVWLWSLRIKNAGVVDIFWSYNFPIIAIILLLLAPGFETRKLLLCGMVIIAGGRLGTHLAVRVLKHLRQEEPRYAQIRKDWGKNAEVKMAFFFQAQALSNVLLAVPFFIITLNTAPQLGALEYAGTALWLISVIGEATADAQLAAFKKDAANKGKVCDTGLWGYSRHPNYFFEWLMWGSYFVFALGSPYGYLAIISPAIILYLLLKVTGIPATEEQSLRTKGEAFKKYQQKTSAFVPWFKKA; from the coding sequence ATGGATAACAGTTCAATTTACGCACTGGTGGGCTATTCGGCACTGGCCTGTTGCGTCATCATGTTTTTGGTATGGCTCTGGTCGCTCAGGATAAAAAATGCAGGAGTAGTTGACATCTTCTGGTCATACAATTTTCCGATAATAGCCATCATCCTGTTGCTGCTGGCGCCGGGGTTTGAAACGCGAAAGCTGCTGCTCTGCGGTATGGTGATCATTGCCGGCGGGCGCCTGGGTACGCATTTGGCAGTAAGGGTATTAAAACACCTGCGGCAGGAGGAGCCGCGATACGCACAGATCCGCAAGGATTGGGGGAAAAATGCGGAAGTAAAAATGGCTTTTTTTTTCCAGGCGCAGGCCCTTTCGAACGTTTTGCTCGCTGTCCCATTTTTTATCATCACACTGAATACCGCCCCGCAACTTGGGGCGCTTGAATATGCCGGGACCGCTTTATGGCTGATCAGTGTGATTGGCGAAGCAACAGCTGATGCGCAGCTGGCCGCGTTTAAAAAAGACGCTGCCAATAAAGGCAAAGTTTGCGATACCGGCCTCTGGGGCTATTCAAGGCACCCCAATTATTTTTTTGAATGGCTGATGTGGGGCTCCTATTTTGTTTTTGCCCTGGGTTCCCCTTATGGCTACCTGGCCATTATCAGCCCGGCTATCATCCTTTACCTGTTGTTAAAGGTAACCGGCATCCCAGCTACCGAAGAGCAATCCCTGCGCACAAAGGGCGAAGCATTTAAAAAATATCAGCAAAAAACCAGCGCTTTTGTGCCCTGGTTTAAGAAGGCGTAG
- a CDS encoding DUF1475 family protein: protein MLLRTGSPLSDYEKHNPMITALKILFSILFVSMCYTVISTSMHSNLFEQWNFLATIPWMRATLWDFYANVTVIFLWVCYKENSVFLRIVWLILLVTLGSIGSCAYVLIQLFRLKQNEGLKELFGKQNG from the coding sequence ATACTATTACGCACTGGCTCCCCATTATCAGATTACGAAAAGCATAACCCAATGATCACTGCATTAAAAATCCTTTTTAGTATCCTGTTTGTGAGTATGTGCTATACCGTTATCAGCACCAGCATGCATAGCAATTTGTTTGAGCAATGGAATTTTCTGGCGACCATTCCCTGGATGCGTGCTACCCTTTGGGATTTTTATGCCAATGTAACCGTGATATTTTTGTGGGTATGTTATAAGGAAAATAGCGTGTTTTTGCGGATTGTGTGGTTAATATTGCTGGTAACACTGGGCAGCATAGGCTCTTGTGCCTATGTGCTGATCCAGCTTTTCAGGCTCAAACAAAATGAAGGTTTAAAAGAATTATTTGGCAAGCAAAATGGATAA
- a CDS encoding TetR/AcrR family transcriptional regulator, whose amino-acid sequence MRERIMETSLQQFLEHGIRKMTLQKLVLVLGISTKTMYKYFSNKEALLEECLGLHYKDTEKGMAEMLRDSPNPVAGLVSIYSKAIELDFGTTHLFYHDLNYYYPELQDKVMKKYVSSALETVTSLIQQGINEGYFLAYLKAPIVLESLTVMYASVTRNRTYKDFTLKRELIKHTIVIYLRGICTDKGLAIITQLKELSI is encoded by the coding sequence ATGAGAGAAAGAATTATGGAGACTTCGTTGCAGCAATTCCTTGAACATGGTATCCGCAAGATGACCCTGCAAAAGCTGGTATTGGTACTTGGGATCTCTACAAAAACCATGTATAAATATTTCAGCAATAAGGAAGCGTTGCTGGAAGAATGCCTGGGCCTGCATTATAAGGATACCGAAAAAGGAATGGCGGAAATGCTCCGTGATTCACCTAACCCCGTGGCCGGCCTGGTTAGCATCTATTCAAAAGCGATAGAACTGGATTTTGGGACCACACACCTGTTTTACCACGACCTGAATTATTATTATCCCGAATTACAGGATAAGGTGATGAAAAAGTATGTAAGCAGCGCACTTGAAACGGTAACATCACTTATTCAGCAGGGAATAAATGAAGGGTATTTTTTGGCTTATTTGAAGGCCCCTATTGTTTTGGAATCGCTTACAGTAATGTATGCTTCGGTTACCCGCAATCGCACTTATAAAGACTTCACCCTGAAGCGTGAATTGATCAAACATACCATTGTGATCTATTTAAGGGGAATATGCACCGATAAAGGATTAGCGATAATAACCCAATTGAAAGAACTGTCTATTTAA
- a CDS encoding NIPSNAP family protein codes for MQRRSFVKTSLLATAATAVSPKLGSAAEKLKGYREFYELRAYTLKTEQQQKLVEGYFKDALIPALNRLGSKAIGVFAELKLAGQTKIYALIPYNSWDDFINVQDKLAADAAYLEAGAAYLNAPATDPAYERIESSLLKAFAHMPKMQAPAQKPRIFELRRYEHASESAGQKKLEMFNDAGEIDIFKRLGFDPVFFGETIIGDLRPNLTYMVTFDDMAAHDSHWKAFGSDPEWKKISAIPEYADAKLVSRITPTFLVPCKCSQI; via the coding sequence ATGCAACGACGTTCATTTGTGAAAACATCCTTACTGGCAACCGCAGCAACGGCGGTAAGCCCAAAACTAGGCAGCGCGGCCGAAAAGCTAAAAGGCTACAGGGAATTTTACGAACTAAGGGCTTATACCCTTAAAACAGAACAGCAGCAAAAGCTGGTTGAAGGCTATTTTAAAGATGCGCTGATCCCCGCGTTAAACCGTTTGGGCAGTAAGGCTATTGGTGTTTTCGCAGAGTTGAAACTTGCGGGGCAAACAAAAATCTATGCGCTGATCCCTTATAATTCATGGGACGATTTTATCAATGTGCAGGATAAACTGGCTGCCGACGCCGCTTATTTGGAGGCCGGTGCCGCTTACCTAAACGCCCCGGCGACTGATCCGGCTTATGAAAGGATAGAAAGTTCGCTATTAAAAGCCTTTGCCCATATGCCCAAAATGCAGGCGCCTGCACAAAAGCCGCGTATTTTTGAGTTGCGCCGTTATGAGCACGCCAGCGAAAGCGCAGGGCAAAAGAAACTGGAAATGTTTAACGATGCCGGCGAAATAGATATTTTTAAAAGGCTTGGGTTTGACCCCGTATTTTTCGGTGAAACCATTATCGGCGACCTGAGGCCCAATCTCACCTATATGGTCACTTTTGATGATATGGCCGCGCACGACAGCCATTGGAAAGCTTTTGGGAGCGATCCGGAGTGGAAGAAGATCAGCGCCATTCCTGAGTATGCCGATGCAAAGCTGGTTTCGCGCATTACCCCCACCTTTTTGGTGCCCTGTAAATGCTCTCAAATTTAA
- a CDS encoding TIM barrel protein, whose protein sequence is MTTRRSFLKTSAVLSAGLLVAPKLFAYDKKYIGLQLYTVRDAMDKDPQGTLAKVAKVGFNSVEAATYTGSEKFYGMDGLTFAKVLKDNGLSLISSHYRLGEDIPGSKGTLLNDWQKAVDDAAQIGLKYMICAWLSPAERGLLDHYKKIAGDLNTAGEICKKAGIQLCYHNHDFEFIKQDGKYPYEMLLINSDPDLVKMEMDMYWMTKAKQDPMTLFNQYPGRFPLWHLKDMDNTPEQKFTEVGNGIIDFKAILKHANKAGLKYFFVEQDICPGDPFDSITKSYNYIKTNLV, encoded by the coding sequence ATGACAACCAGACGATCTTTCCTCAAAACTTCGGCGGTGCTTTCTGCCGGGCTGTTAGTGGCCCCTAAATTATTTGCTTACGATAAAAAATATATCGGGCTGCAGTTATACACCGTTCGCGACGCGATGGACAAGGACCCCCAGGGTACCCTGGCTAAAGTGGCAAAGGTTGGCTTTAACTCGGTTGAGGCGGCAACTTATACCGGCAGCGAAAAGTTTTACGGGATGGATGGGCTAACTTTTGCCAAAGTTTTAAAAGACAATGGCCTGAGTTTGATCAGCAGCCATTATCGTTTGGGTGAGGACATCCCCGGAAGTAAAGGCACGCTGTTAAATGACTGGCAGAAAGCAGTAGATGATGCCGCTCAAATCGGCCTTAAATATATGATCTGTGCATGGCTGTCCCCTGCCGAACGCGGGCTCCTTGATCATTACAAAAAAATTGCGGGTGATCTTAACACGGCCGGCGAAATATGCAAAAAAGCAGGTATCCAGCTTTGCTACCATAACCACGATTTTGAATTCATCAAACAGGATGGTAAATATCCGTACGAAATGCTGCTCATCAACAGCGACCCAGACCTGGTAAAAATGGAAATGGATATGTACTGGATGACCAAAGCCAAGCAAGACCCGATGACGCTGTTTAACCAATACCCGGGCCGTTTCCCGCTTTGGCATTTAAAAGATATGGACAATACGCCTGAACAAAAATTTACCGAAGTGGGCAATGGCATTATCGATTTTAAAGCCATATTAAAACATGCCAACAAAGCGGGGCTTAAATACTTTTTTGTTGAACAGGATATTTGCCCCGGCGATCCTTTCGACAGTATCACCAAAAGCTATAATTATATTAAAACCAATTTGGTTTAA
- a CDS encoding peroxiredoxin: MAILLLVAVNFKARAQAAKSTLAVGDKMPNFSLTDQDGKVYNSNDHTGKNILVIYFYPKDESMVCTKEACSFRDSFNDFTSAGAKVIGINAGTVASHKAFSEHYKLPFTLLSDPDNKVYALFGVKNKMFMTGRETFIVDLHGRIVFAYEAMMQGKKHADDALAFIKAQRK, from the coding sequence ATGGCTATACTATTACTGGTAGCTGTAAATTTTAAAGCCCGGGCGCAGGCTGCAAAAAGCACGCTGGCCGTGGGCGACAAAATGCCAAACTTTTCGCTGACCGACCAGGATGGAAAAGTTTATAATAGCAACGATCATACTGGCAAAAACATCCTTGTTATTTATTTTTACCCCAAAGATGAAAGCATGGTTTGCACCAAAGAAGCCTGCTCTTTTAGGGATAGTTTTAATGATTTTACCAGCGCCGGGGCAAAGGTTATCGGCATAAATGCCGGTACAGTTGCCAGCCATAAGGCATTCAGCGAACATTATAAACTGCCGTTTACATTGCTTAGCGATCCGGATAACAAGGTGTATGCCCTGTTTGGGGTAAAAAATAAAATGTTCATGACCGGCAGGGAAACGTTCATTGTGGATCTTCATGGCCGGATCGTTTTTGCCTACGAAGCCATGATGCAGGGTAAAAAGCATGCAGACGATGCGCTGGCGTTTATAAAGGCGCAGCGTAAATAG
- a CDS encoding beta-N-acetylhexosaminidase has protein sequence MRIIFTTLLIFSGLLSAGAQAPDSLNLMPRPQAVKLQTGKFVFTGRFAIGINGPGSPKLIAAANRFYLTLGKRTGVVFPQEYISGKENPADAQLTISYQKSINAAIGMDESYTLTVTPEKIALTAPTDIGAGRGLETLYQLVTPAGSGFYCPAVEINDVPRFKWRGLMIDVARHFIPFDVLKRNVDAMAIVKMNVLHLHLSDDEGFRVESKVYPKLQENGSNGSFYTQDQVKELVNYAHDRGIIIVPEFDLPGHCSSILAAYPFLASYPASYKPARRFNVDTIKNPSLGKIMQLINQTQTPTIDPTKETTYVFFDRFFKEMSGIFPDAYLHVGADENNGVAWKQNPQIAAFMKAKSMKTTDDLQAYFVNRMHGIAQKYNKRIIGWEETFNATVPQDVIIQKWKPAAPADTLVKSIVGHHNQVIVSAGYYLDLYFPAYIHYLTDPVPANLTATAADKGILGGEAAMWSELVDGGNEEIRVWPRTAAIAERFWSAAGVRDADDMYRRLWAVDFELNDRAVNEYGNYIKIPDRWVNDEDLNPAITLCNVYTQVKGYKRLMAALLSPGEVHAKTTLTTPLVGIADAVHTDSETGWYFRHWVATYLDKHDAASLAQIKSQLQRWQSNKARFDALAANSPYLQQIADLSDNLSNAAGIALQALNNEGIKDDQLKQLQQLEKPHHDVQLAIGQSLEALVTGKLKPEPAAYSMF, from the coding sequence ATGCGCATCATTTTTACAACCCTGCTCATTTTTTCAGGCCTTTTATCAGCCGGCGCCCAGGCCCCCGATTCCCTTAACCTGATGCCACGGCCGCAAGCGGTTAAATTGCAAACCGGTAAGTTTGTTTTTACAGGCAGGTTCGCTATTGGCATAAACGGGCCGGGCAGCCCTAAATTGATTGCGGCAGCTAACCGTTTTTACCTGACGCTCGGAAAGCGTACCGGTGTTGTTTTTCCGCAGGAATATATTTCAGGTAAGGAGAACCCTGCGGATGCGCAATTGACGATCAGTTACCAAAAAAGTATAAACGCTGCAATAGGGATGGATGAGAGTTATACCTTAACAGTTACCCCTGAAAAAATTGCGCTGACCGCACCCACCGATATCGGCGCCGGGCGGGGCCTTGAAACGCTTTACCAGTTGGTAACTCCTGCCGGTAGCGGCTTTTATTGTCCGGCTGTTGAGATCAATGATGTGCCACGGTTTAAATGGCGCGGGCTGATGATTGATGTAGCAAGGCATTTTATACCATTTGACGTTTTGAAACGGAATGTGGATGCGATGGCTATCGTAAAAATGAATGTTTTGCACCTGCACCTTTCGGACGATGAAGGCTTCAGGGTAGAATCGAAAGTTTATCCGAAGCTGCAGGAAAACGGCTCAAATGGCTCGTTTTATACCCAGGACCAAGTTAAAGAACTGGTGAATTACGCACATGACCGGGGCATCATCATTGTACCTGAATTCGACCTGCCGGGCCATTGTTCAAGCATTTTAGCGGCTTATCCTTTTTTAGCCAGCTACCCCGCCAGCTACAAACCCGCCAGGCGTTTTAATGTTGACACGATCAAAAACCCCAGCCTTGGGAAGATCATGCAGCTGATTAACCAAACCCAAACGCCCACCATCGATCCAACTAAAGAAACCACCTACGTTTTCTTCGACCGTTTTTTTAAGGAAATGAGCGGGATCTTTCCAGATGCGTACCTGCACGTTGGCGCAGATGAAAATAACGGGGTAGCCTGGAAACAAAACCCGCAAATAGCCGCCTTTATGAAAGCCAAAAGTATGAAAACCACGGATGACCTGCAGGCCTATTTTGTTAACCGCATGCATGGCATCGCCCAAAAATATAATAAACGCATCATTGGCTGGGAAGAGACCTTTAACGCTACTGTTCCGCAGGATGTGATCATCCAAAAATGGAAACCTGCAGCGCCGGCGGATACCCTGGTAAAAAGCATTGTAGGGCATCATAACCAGGTGATCGTTTCAGCAGGTTATTATTTGGATTTATATTTCCCGGCTTATATTCACTATTTAACCGACCCGGTTCCGGCCAACCTTACTGCAACCGCGGCTGATAAAGGCATATTGGGCGGAGAAGCGGCGATGTGGAGCGAACTGGTGGACGGCGGCAACGAAGAGATCCGCGTTTGGCCACGTACTGCCGCAATTGCAGAAAGATTCTGGTCGGCTGCCGGTGTAAGGGATGCCGATGATATGTACCGCCGTTTATGGGCCGTGGATTTTGAACTGAACGACAGGGCGGTAAATGAATATGGCAACTATATCAAAATACCCGACCGTTGGGTAAACGACGAGGATCTGAACCCGGCCATAACCCTTTGCAATGTTTACACCCAGGTAAAAGGATACAAACGCCTGATGGCAGCGCTATTATCTCCGGGTGAGGTTCATGCAAAAACTACCCTGACCACCCCGCTGGTTGGTATCGCCGATGCGGTACATACGGACTCGGAAACCGGCTGGTATTTCAGGCATTGGGTAGCAACCTACCTGGATAAACACGATGCGGCCAGCCTGGCGCAAATTAAATCGCAACTGCAAAGGTGGCAAAGTAATAAGGCGAGGTTTGATGCTTTGGCGGCCAACTCGCCGTACCTGCAGCAGATCGCCGACCTGTCTGACAATCTTTCAAATGCGGCCGGCATTGCTTTACAGGCATTAAATAACGAAGGCATCAAGGATGATCAGCTTAAACAACTGCAGCAACTGGAAAAACCGCACCATGATGTTCAGCTGGCCATAGGCCAATCCCTTGAAGCGCTGGTTACCGGGAAACTAAAACCTGAACCCGCTGCATATTCCATGTTTTAA
- a CDS encoding SDR family oxidoreductase, protein MNNHFNNKVTWITGASSGIGEALAYAMAAAGAKLILSGRRMDELERVKQACSVPGSVQLLQLDLADAASLEGKVADAIACFGHIDIMVHNGGVTQRGLVMETGMEAHRRVMEVDYFSYVELTRALLPHFVARKAGHFVVTSSVMGKIGTPMRSAYAAAKHALHGFFDCLRAEVAADNIKVTILTPGYIRTNISRYAVTNKPYGLSKPSENIENGLSADRAAIQIMKVIKRGAFEAYIGKFSGERFAIWVMRFAPGVFTRIAPKLVPK, encoded by the coding sequence ATGAACAACCACTTCAACAACAAAGTTACCTGGATAACCGGCGCTTCATCCGGCATTGGCGAGGCGCTGGCTTACGCCATGGCGGCAGCAGGCGCAAAGCTGATCTTATCGGGCCGCAGGATGGATGAACTGGAGCGAGTTAAACAGGCTTGCAGTGTTCCGGGAAGCGTGCAGTTATTGCAACTCGACCTGGCCGACGCGGCTTCACTGGAGGGCAAGGTTGCTGACGCCATCGCTTGTTTCGGGCATATCGATATCATGGTGCATAACGGCGGGGTTACCCAACGCGGGCTGGTGATGGAAACCGGCATGGAGGCGCACCGCCGGGTAATGGAAGTGGATTATTTTAGCTATGTGGAACTTACCCGGGCCTTGCTGCCGCATTTCGTGGCGCGTAAGGCGGGGCATTTTGTAGTAACCAGCAGCGTGATGGGGAAGATCGGCACGCCTATGCGCTCTGCCTACGCCGCAGCTAAACATGCCCTGCATGGTTTTTTTGACTGCCTTCGGGCGGAAGTAGCGGCGGATAACATCAAAGTCACCATTCTAACGCCCGGTTATATCCGTACCAATATTTCACGCTACGCTGTCACCAATAAACCTTATGGGCTGAGTAAGCCTTCCGAAAACATTGAAAATGGACTATCCGCTGACCGTGCGGCCATTCAGATCATGAAAGTCATCAAACGAGGCGCCTTTGAGGCTTATATTGGCAAATTTAGCGGCGAAAGATTCGCTATTTGGGTAATGCGTTTTGCGCCGGGTGTGTTTACCAGGATTGCGCCGAAGCTGGTGCCGAAGTAG
- the epsC gene encoding serine O-acetyltransferase EpsC, translating to MDDQFYREIYNKHQLVDAVPSNKEITAWALQVIRLLFPEQSKQDYIDFKQVKNEFIRLENELAYILNATRACRDCNNELLAKLFFEEMPNLFRVLNSDIQAIFNGDPAARSEFEVIRTYPGFFAISFYRLAHSLYKHQVPLLPRILTEWAHSKTGIDIHPAAQIDEYFYIDHGTGIVIGESCIIGKHVKLYQGVTLGALSVDKSMAYSKRHPTVEDNVVIYAGATILGGETVIGHDSIIGGNVWLTKSVPAHSTVYHKSEISVFKKKKV from the coding sequence ATGGACGATCAATTTTACAGGGAGATTTACAACAAACACCAGCTGGTGGATGCCGTGCCCTCCAATAAGGAAATTACGGCATGGGCCCTGCAGGTGATCCGTTTATTGTTTCCTGAACAATCCAAACAGGACTATATCGACTTTAAGCAGGTAAAAAATGAATTCATCCGGCTGGAGAATGAGCTCGCCTATATTTTAAATGCTACCCGCGCCTGCCGCGATTGTAATAATGAGTTGCTGGCCAAATTGTTTTTTGAAGAAATGCCCAACCTTTTCCGGGTTTTAAATTCAGATATCCAGGCAATTTTTAACGGCGACCCGGCGGCACGCAGCGAATTTGAAGTAATCCGTACCTATCCAGGCTTTTTTGCTATTTCGTTTTACCGGCTGGCACATAGTTTATACAAACACCAGGTACCGCTGCTGCCTCGGATCCTGACAGAATGGGCGCATTCAAAAACCGGGATCGATATCCATCCGGCAGCGCAGATCGACGAATATTTCTATATCGACCATGGCACTGGCATCGTCATCGGCGAAAGCTGTATCATCGGTAAACATGTAAAGCTGTACCAGGGGGTTACTTTAGGCGCTCTTAGCGTTGACAAAAGCATGGCTTACAGCAAGCGCCACCCCACCGTTGAAGATAACGTGGTGATTTACGCAGGCGCTACCATTTTAGGCGGCGAAACGGTTATCGGCCACGATAGCATTATCGGCGGGAATGTTTGGCTTACCAAAAGCGTTCCTGCACATTCAACAGTATACCATAAGTCGGAGATCAGCGTATTTAAAAAGAAAAAAGTTTAA